GTCGACCGCCTCTTTACCGCCACGAGCGCCATCTGCATCACCGGGCTCGTCGTGGCGGACACCGGGGAGACGTTCACGCGGGCGGGGCAGGTCGTCATCCTGGTGCTCTCGCAGATCGGCGGGCTGGGCATCCTGACCTTCGGGACGCTGTTCGCCTTCCTGACCGGGCGGCGGGTGAACTTCACCGAGCGCCAGCACCTCGTCCAGCAGATCAACGCGCTCGACGTGGGCGGTGTGGTGCAGCTCATCCGCATCATCTTCCTGTACACCTTCGTCGCGGAGGGGGCAGGCGCCGTGCTCCTCGCCCTGCGCTTCGTGCCGCAGTTCGGGTGGGGCGAGGGGCTGTATCAGGCGGTCTTCCACGCGGTGAGTGCCTACAACAACGCGGGCTTCGTGGTCGTGCCGGGCGGGATGGGCCAGTACGTGGGCGACCCCCTCGTCAGCCTGACGATCAGCGGATTGATCATCCTGGGCGGGCTGGGCTTTCTGGTGCAGCTCAACGCCGTGACCCACCTGCTGAACCCCCGGCGCAACCGGCTGCTGGTGTATTCCAAGCTCACCCTGCTGACGACCGGGGTGCTGCTCCTCGTGGGGATGGTCCTTCTGCTCGTGCTGGAGTGGGCGAACACGCGCACCCTCGGGCCGCTGGACGCGCCCACCAAGCTCCTCGCCGCCTTCTTCCAGAGCGTGACGCCGCGCTCGGGGGGCTTTGCCACGGTGGACATCGCGGCGATGACGAGCGCGAGCCTCTTTCTCCTGATCGCCCTGATGTTCGTCGGCGCCAACAGCGGCTCGACGGGCGGCGGGATCAAGACGAGCACCCTCGCCATCCTCGTCGGCAGCGCATGGAATATGGTGCGCGGGCGCGGCGACCTGATCGTCTTCGGGCGGCGGGTCGAGCCGGAAAACCTCGTGCGGGCGGGCACCGTCACCACCCTCTATACCCTGCTGGTGGCGACGGCCTGTTTTGCGCTGCTCGCCACCAACCCGCAGATCGGCTTCACCCACCTGCTGTTCGAGACGGTGAGTGCGGCGGCCACCGTCGGCCTGACCATGAACACCACCCACCTCATCAACGACCCCGGCCTGGTGATCCTCAGCGTGCTGATGTACCTCGGGCGCATCGGCCCCCTCACCTTCGCCACCT
This genomic interval from Deinococcus aestuarii contains the following:
- a CDS encoding TrkH family potassium uptake protein translates to MLIPLPRAPRPSGPPRRSLMSRFTPPQLIAVVYLIGIALGTALLHLPGVTAPGAALNTVDRLFTATSAICITGLVVADTGETFTRAGQVVILVLSQIGGLGILTFGTLFAFLTGRRVNFTERQHLVQQINALDVGGVVQLIRIIFLYTFVAEGAGAVLLALRFVPQFGWGEGLYQAVFHAVSAYNNAGFVVVPGGMGQYVGDPLVSLTISGLIILGGLGFLVQLNAVTHLLNPRRNRLLVYSKLTLLTTGVLLLVGMVLLLVLEWANTRTLGPLDAPTKLLAAFFQSVTPRSGGFATVDIAAMTSASLFLLIALMFVGANSGSTGGGIKTSTLAILVGSAWNMVRGRGDLIVFGRRVEPENLVRAGTVTTLYTLLVATACFALLATNPQIGFTHLLFETVSAAATVGLTMNTTHLINDPGLVILSVLMYLGRIGPLTFATSFSLRGGQGRGVQYPPERDILVG